The uncultured Methanolobus sp. sequence CGGTAACTCACTTTGCAAAGGTCATTGATAAAGTACCGGGGATATACACGGTACATATGGTGGGCCCCCTTCACAGGCTTGGAAATGATGATTTCAGGTTCAAGGATGTTGGTCTATGTATGATACTGGCATTCGATGGTAAAGTAGCAAAGGGCAATATCCCCAAAGTTGGCCAGACAGTACGTTTTGTTCCTGAATACTGCATGATGCAGAAAGTCCACTCCGGCATGGTTGTAGGAGTTGAAGGAAAGAATGTGCGTATTGAAGCTATTGATCTTAAAGTATGGTAAAGTATAGTAATGAAGGTGATTTCATGACAGATTCGCTGAAAATCTTCACTCCTTCCGAGGCTGTATTCAAAGGTATAAAGAATGCAGGAATTGATTTTATTGTAAGTGTTCCCTGTGCCAATCTCAAGGAATTGATTCCAATGGTCGATGAAGCTCCAGAGATAATTCATCTTCCTGTAACCCGAGAGGAAGAAGGCGTGGGAATCTGCGCAGGAGCTTACATGGGTGGGAAAAAAACTGCCATGCTCATGCAGAATTCCGGACTTGGAAACTCAATTAATGCTCTTGCATCACTGGATATCCTTTACAATATCCCGCTCTTGATGATAGTAAGCCACAGGGGTGTGGAAGGCGAACCTATTGTAGCCCAGGTTCCAATGGGAGAACTTACGCCCAAATTACTTGATACAATGGAGATTCCTTATTTCATGCCGGAAAAAGATGTTGATCCGGCAGACCTCATTGTAAAAGCATGGAACACAGCAACAGAGTTGAAAAAACCAGTTGCCGTACTTTTACCCATTCCATTCTGGAGGAAGCAGGCATGAAACGCATAGATGCTATCAATGAAATTGCGGCAAAGGTAAAGGAAAGTGGTGCCCTGCTAATAGGCAATATCGGAATCCCATGTAAGGAGATCCATCATGTCTGTGATGTTCCGACAAATTTCTACATGCTTGGTTCCATGGGGCTTGCATCTTCAATAGGTCTTGGTCTTGCACTTGCACGCCCTGACAAAAAGGTTGTCGCAATAGACGGTGACGGTTCCATTCTCATGAATATGGGAACTCTCGCAACCATAGCTACACAGAGTCCTGAAAATTACCTGCTGGTAATAGTTGACAACGGAGCCTACGGTTCAACAGGTAACCAGCCCACTGCCACATCTGTTGTAACTGACCTTGCAGCAGTTGCCAGAGGTGCCGGTAACAGGGATGTTTTTGAAGTTTCCTCTCCTGAAGAACTCAGGGATGTGCTGAAAAGCACGGATAAAGGTATCATTGTTGCAAAAGCAGAATCAGGAAATACTGATGCGCCGGTAATTGAAATGACACCTGAGGGAATAATTAAGAGGTTTTGTAGGGCCGTTGATGAATAGACACTCTTTAAGAAATAATTCATCAATCCACATTTTGATACTGATTAAGATACCAATCTACTAGATAATAGTATTCAGAATTTATGTCTTCTTTTTGTGGGCATATCTTACCTGTCTTTTCAAATCCATCATATTGCCTATCTACTTTTTTGTAAAGCCTAAATTTTCCTTTATTATGGGGCGTGTTCCCGTCAATAGTTTTGAATACATATCTGTTTCTGCTTCCGCCCCTTGATGGATTATTCTTATCATACATTCTATCTTTTGATGAAACTAAATGACTGTTTAAAAGAGCATAATTGATTTTTTCATCAAACATAGTAGTTACTTTTGTCATAACATCTTTTGATGAAAAAGCCTTATTTGAACTTGTTTCTGGATAGATAAGACTTGCAACTGCAATCCATGTTTTATCCATTTTAGTCATTGACATAGGTATTCTCCTGTTTCCCTATATATTTTCATTATAGTTTTTAGAGCTATGTATAATATGTTCTGATGTGGGAATAAGCTTCAAACTGTAATCAACATTCACGGATATATCCTCTCAACCATCTCATTGAGCCTAAATTCTCCGCTCAATATTTTTTCCTTCAATCTCTCTGCAAGTTCTTCGGCTCTCTTACGGTCGGACTGCCGCAGGACAATAGGGACATCCTGATACTTTCCTTCCATTTCAAAGTGAAGGGTTCCAAGTTCGGCAGTAAAAACTCCTCCCGGACAGACAGTTGAGCAGAATCCGCAGTTGAAGCACTTGTATCTGTTAAGCAATATTCTGTCGTCTTTGCGCTGAATTGCTTCCATGGGGCAATCTCTGATGGGCTTGCAAAGTCCACAATCAAGACATGCATCGGGGTTGAAATTAATTGCCCGGTCAGTGTCCTTCCATGCATCTGCATATGTACTACTGCCGATCATTACTCTTTTATCGACATCGTTCACAACCATTGGAATCTGGCTGTCTGTTTCTAGAACTGCATCAAGTACTGACTGGTTTGTTACAGGTATTGCAACCGCCCACGAGGCTATGCATTCCGGTCCGGCAGATGTTTTGAATCCACCCATGAGGGCTGCATCCATTTTGTGCATATCGGCAACTCCGGTGAGGTTTGGCTTTGCAGGGCTACTGCGTGTTCCTTCGCCGATAACAAAGCCCTCGGCTCCGTTCATGAGTACGCGCGTGCCGATTCCGATAGTCTCCATATTCGGGTCATTCTGAACCGGATTTATCTCTCCGCAACCGGAAAGTGTTGCTCCGTGCATATCGGGGCTGAACTGGGTTGCGTGAAAAATGGTATTCACAGGTTTATCGGAGCCATTCACAAAGGCTGCATAATTCTTGAATGCATGTCTGGTGGAATAGAGTTTGGCAAAAGGCATGTCTTCCAGTTTAACCTGGCTTTCTATTGTTTCTTCTTCATTTGTTACAACCGAAACATCAACTTCCTTTCCTTCAACAAGTTCTCTGAAAAGATGGCCGGCACCATAATTGTGTCTGAGTATCGAATGTGCAGTTCCAAAAACAATTACATCAAGGATTCCAAGGCTCTCGTTTGGGCAAGGGCCGACGTGAGCAGGGACACCGTTCAGAAGCACTTCTGAGGCTCTCTTAAAGTTAACAGGAGAGTTTACAGGGAAGGACAGGACAGCATAAGTTCCGCTCATAATAGCTCTTGTTGCAGTTGTTACAACATCTACATCCATACTACGGACATCTTTGCCTTTATCCACAAGTTCGGAAATCTCCTGAGCTGTCATAACCACAGCTTCTTTCCTCTCTAGTTTCTCCCTGATATCAGTTACTGAACGTTCCAAAAGTATCCCTCGGTAATTGCTAATTATGATTTGCTTAAATCATAATTTAAGTGTAAGTAAATATGGAACTAAAAGTAAAAAAGGTTGCAGCGATTGCTGCATTAATCAACGCCAAGTATGCTGGCAAGTTCCAGGCCTTCGCTTCCAAGTTCGGCAAGCTGGTCAAATGCCTCTTCCTTGGTAATGTATTTCTCAGTTCTGGTACCATCAGATGCTTCTATCTTGATGGTAATTTCATTCTTGACATAACCTTTTTCCAGGGATTCCCTCACAATGTCGCCGTATTGTTCTGCAATGAGCTTCAGGCAGTCAAAGACCTCATTATTGCGTACGGCATCTTCTCCATCAAGCAAAATGTGGGTCAATTTCTGGTGCTTGATGAAAAGTTCCATGTATTTTTTGGTATCTCCTACAAGGCCTGCAATATTGTCGACATTAAGTGACTGCAGGAGTTTCTCATCACCAGTGATCTCAAATTCACCCTGGTATATCTGGTATGTGTCATTATCAGAAGCAATCTTGAATTTCTGGTCGCCTTTTTTGTTCTCAAAGCTCAGATCAATGTGTTTGTCACCATCGAAGTTCATTGCACTAATAATGTAATCAGAAACATCGATCATCTTTACTTTATTTTCCTTGGAAAAAATACCTGCTTTTGTCCAGGTAGGAAGGGATAATTCGCCATAAACCTCTCTGACAGAAAGAATATCATGAGCATAAACAAGGTCACAGGAATACTCCATTCCTGAAAAGGATGCTTTCAGAATACCTTTAAGCGAACCGTTCTTTGATGTTACAGAGTAGGCTTTATTAGCTCCGTATATGCCGGATTCAAAAAGAGGGTCCAGATTGTTCAGCAGGTCCATCTCTATCTTGTAGATGCCGCTTTCAGATTGTCTTTTAATCTGTTCCAGTTTCTGGTTCAGTTCCTTGAGTCCCTTGTCAGCGGTTTCAACACATACATCAATAACTGAGTTCCTGCATTCAAGGATTTCTTTCTCCTCTGATCCTTTTGAACGCTCGTCAACATACTGTTGAATGTCTTTGCTGAATTCTTCGATGGCTCTGATCCTCACTTCAAGAGAGGATATCTCTTCAGTTTCCTCTTCACTGAGCTCAATAGCAGAGTTTTCAAGTGGCAGGACCTTCTTAGCCATTTCTATGAAATTGTTGAGGTCCTGAATAAAATCTCTCTGTAATGGTAATTCGCTAGAGTCCTGAAATGTATATTTCATCCTAATCCCCGTTTTGTTTTTATTTTATTTTTAATGCTATATTCTTGCAGACATCATATATAAATTGCCACTCAGGGGATGACACGTTTTTTAAATTACGCTTCTGACAACTTCAAGTATCATATTCATGTATTTTGTGGCACCGTTCTTAAGGTCCATCGGATGAAGCTCACCGGATGCGAATACCTTCTCAAGTTCCTCATAACTCTTGCATACAAGGTTGCCGCCGAATTTCTCAGGTCTTTCAAAAATGATCTCTTCATACCTTGGGCAGATGTGGTATTTAAAAAGCTCCATGACCGGGTTGTCATCAACCTGTCCTGCAGGGCAGAATGCTTTCTTCATCTTCTTCTTCAGGTCTGCTTCACTGTCATCAACGGATATGAAATTATTATTTGAAGATGACATCTTCTCACCGTCAAGTCCCAGAATAATCGGTGTGTGGATACAGAGAGGTGCTTTAAATCCAAGTCCTGGGAGTCCTTCTCTTCCGAGCATGTGGATCTTCCTCTGGTCAATTCCACCAACAGCAATGTCAACATCCAGCATTGCAATGTCAATTGCCTGCATGATTGGATAGACCATCTGGGATACTGCCGGGTCCTCCATCTTTCTTCCAACCTCGTCCATACTCCTTGTTGCCCTGTTCAGTGTTGTGCTACGGGTAAGTTTCAGAACATTAAGGATGTATTCCTGTCCGAGCTGGTAATCGGAACCATAGACGAATCTGGTATTCTCCTCGTCAAGTCCCAGTGCAATGAAACATCTTTTATTGTAATCTGCGATCTCACGTACCTCTTCAAGTGTTCCCTTCTTGTTGAGGTATGCATGTACATCTGCAAGAAGTACGGTTATCTTGAAACCAGCTTTCTGAAGGTCAAGAAGCTTGTTTACAGTGAGAACGTGTCCCATATGGATCTTACCACTTGGCTCATATCCGACATAGGCTGTAGGATGTTCCTTTGTTTCCAGAAGCTGCTTAAGTTCGTCCTCAGTCACTATTTCCTGTACATTTCTTTTTATAAGCTCAAGTTTATCCATAGATTCACCTTATAAATCGTGGAATGTATAATCACATCTGCCTTTAAATGCTTTTTCTTATTTCACGCTTTGTCCGAAAATTGGATACTTTTCGCTCAAGAATAGGTTATTGTGGGAGACGATAAAATCAAAAAACAAAGTAAATGTCAATGACATTTACTCATACTCTGGGCTTTCTACCTTTCCCATAAATAGAATACATCCAGTTCTCTTATCCTCTATAAAGAACATAAAGGGATGATTTGCTTTGAAATCTCTTATAGGTTCGACACTTTCACATTCGTCCATTACTACTGCTGTTGCGGCTGCAGCTTCTGTTCCTTTTTCCTGCACATCAACAAAAGCCTGATGGATGACTTTAGATATTTTTAACCTCTCATCAGAGATTCCGCTAAAAGTTGCGTTATTATCATCAAATGCATCCTTCATTCCCATCTCTTGGAGTTGATTGGCTAGCTCGGTCTTAGTTTCAAATTTGAATTTTGGAAGCCATGTTCTGACTTCGTACTTAGAATCCATATTTGATTTTAACGTATTGTAGTCATTAAAGGAAAAAGAAGTTTCAAATTCTTCAATTGCATTCTCGTTTGGAAGAACAATGTACATGCAAAGATCGTTTCCTTTGTATGGCAACTCCAGAATCTTTGCATTTGAGTTTTCTCCATAATTGAACTTCCTTTTTGCATACATGGTTTCTACAGTTATTTCTTCATCTTGTGATGGATAAAAAGACTGATTCTGTGTATTTTCTTTATCAAACTCATTCTTCCATTTTCCATTAAAGTAAATTGCATTTGTAAGAATCAATCGTGTTCCAGAATTGATTACACCATCAGGAATCAAATCCTTTATTTTATCATTAGTCTTGCTTTCAACCCAATCATTTATCATGACTCTCGAATTTTCAGGCTGATTTACAAAATCTACTTTTGCTACTTTTCCAGAATAGTAATTTACAGCATTGGAAATGTATTGTTGCTTTATATCAAAGTCTTTCTGCATCCACAATGCATTTGCAGTTTCCAGTTCATATTCACTATTCTCTGAATTTATTTCACTGATTACATCCTTTGAGCTCATTCCCAAAACAGCCTTATTAAGTGGAAAATTGAACACATTTGCCATTTGTTCTTTAGTGGAATTCTCAGCACCATCATAGCACATTGCTACTGCGGTGAAAATGCTGTACGGAGAAAAGAAAACGTTTTGCTTATTTTCGACTATGACCATTGAATACATATCAAAGGCAAAAGCATTGTTTGCAGTTGCAATATCATAGTTTTCAACTGAGTCGGCGTTTATTGTAGAGTTAATATCAATTATATTTTCATTTGTCACAGATTCATTAATTTCTACAGAATCTATAATTGTCAGATTAGTTGAATTAGATAGAACATTTGAATCCATAGAAAAATTCGTGTTTGATGAATTATTTGTATTTGTGTCTTCAACACACCCTGCACAGAGTAATACAAATAAACTTAGCAAAGAGATTAAAATGACTTTACTTATTTTCATGTATTATAGTGAATGTAATACTTATTTAACTCTTTTCAATTTTACATGTAAGTTATATTTGTAAATATTCACTCTGTAGGATTCCTGTTTATAATAATGACATAAACTTTTCTCGTTTTCATTTCCACAAAACAATAAGAAAGCTAAAAACAAAGTAACCATCCGCCGAAGGCGGCACATTCCGATGTTGTCATACAGAAGAATATTCCAAAAATTATTTTATTTATGTCGCGAGATCTACAAAAGGCATGCAAAGAATGTATTCCTCTGTACTGTTCAAATTACTTCCTTTCATCTTGTGGGAAAACGCCGGCTTCGCCGTGTCCTTCGGGATCACTTAAGTTATTCATAATCTGTGATAAATCAGTTTGTAAACTGATAACAATTCAATTATCTACTTTGTAAAGAAGATTGTTGCATTCATTTCAGACTATTGGCCTGATAAACCCGACCTGCTTACCTTAAAGTTTTAATGGCAGAATTTCTACAGAGCCAAAAAATAATCGTGTATACATCAGGCAAAATTAAGAAAAACCATACAAAGATCCATTTTACTCTTCTGTATTTTTAGCAAGTATTTTCTGCAGGAATGCCGCTCCCTCTTCAGAAGAGAACAGAGGAATCTCATATTCAGCAAACACTTTTGTCCTTGTACTGGTAGTTTCGACATTAAGCTGAGGGTTGAATCCTTCAATCTCGATCTCTTTTTTCATCACCATAATTCCACGTCTTTGCCACGTGGGAACTTTAGAGATATTGATCCCTCTTTCAAAAAGCAGCTCATGCATGTCTGAAGATACTTTGTTCTTAAGCATCCTTGCAGCTTCTTGTTCTTCCATGCCCTCTGAAATCAAGGTGTAGTAAGCGTAGGAATTGATACAATTACGCCATGCTTCGTTCTGTCTCCAGATGAGATATTCACGAACGTCTTCTTCATGGATTGGAATAATTCTTGAATCGAAGGAAACCGGTTCTTCAAGATCCAGTACCATGCTGAAAGCACTGCTGATATAAGATGGAATAGTCGAATCAAGTTTCTCTATCCTGCCGTCAAAGGCATCATCTCTGAAAAAGAAACTGATCTCATCAGAAAAAGTATAGGCAAACACAGGGCTTAATCCGCTTTTCTTGAAAAAAGTTTCAATAGCCTTTACAATTGCGGATGTGAACTTTTCATCATAAGGTTTCTCAAAACCCATGCGTGCCAGTGCATTCTTAAAATTCCTGCCATCAATGCGCACAATCACAGGCGGTATGCAACGCAGATCTGAATAGATCTCTCGCCTCTTCATGAATCAGTCTTCTTCTTCAACTTTATTGGCTTTTCTGAACTTGTTCACAACATTTCTCACAAGCACGATATCGCCTGAAGTGACAACCCACCTGTAAGGAAGAATGACTCCTTTTGAAGTGACGTCAAAAACATCTCTGTTGATGTCCGAAACAGCAAGTCCTCTTACCTGTCTTTCATCGACGTCTAACACAAGGTCAGCGACTTTACCTACATATGTACCGGTTTCGGTATAAATGTTCAATCCAAAAAGTGAAGTTATGTCTGCACGCATGATATCCCTACCCTCTTTTATTTTACTTATATATGAATATTTGTATGTATATCGGAAATTTCGTGTCTTATGTCCTCTTTTACTCTCTAAACCGACTATAAACCTGACTGGATTTCTAAATACTTCAAAGATTATATCCTTATTGTTGCGATTCCCTCTTTAACCGCTTCAGCTGATCTTCGCAGGGCACATGCTTCCCTCTCAGTGAGTTCCAGCTCTATGATCTGCTCAACACCGCTTCTTCCAAGTTTCACAGGCACGCCAAGACAAATATCATGCTGCCCGTATTCACCATTAAGGAATGCAGATGCAGGGACAATTTTCTTTGTATCATTGAGTATGGCTTCCACCATAATTGAGATAGCAGCAGAGGGTGCGTAGAAAGCACTTCCATTTTTCAGGTGAGCCACGATCTCAGCACCGGCATTGACTGTCCTGTCTACGATTCTGTTGATAGTCATCTCGTCCATGAGCTTGCTCAGTGGAATTCCTGATACAGTTGAATATTCAGGAAGCGGGACCATTGAGTCTCCATGTCCTCCTAGCACCATAGCATTAACATCCCTGACTGAACAGTTCATTTCTTTTGCAATGAATGATGTAAAGCGGCTTGAATCCAGCAGCCCACTCATTCCAAAAACCCTGTTCCTGTCAAACTGGGTGCAGCGAAGTGCTGCATAGGTGATAATATCAAGAGGATTAGTTACGGTCATTATAATTGATTCAGGCGCATATTTCTGGATATTTTCACAAACCTGTTGTGTGATTTTGATATTGGTTGCCAGCAGGTCACTTCTGTCCATTCCCGGTTTGCGTGCAATTCCTGCCGTGACTACGACAATATCTGAATCAGCAATATCTGCATAGTCATTTGTCCCTGTTACATCTACATCGTAACCCATAAGCGGAGCCGCCTGAAGGATATCGAGAGCTTTTCCCTGTGGCAATCCTTCAACGATGTCAACCATTACAACATCTGCTATGTTGAGTTCCGCCAGTCTCTGGACTGTGGTGGCACCTACATTGCCTGAACCGATAACTGCAACTTTGTTCATTTAATCTCCTGCGGGTTTGAATTAATGCATGGTATAAATATGTAATTACTTTATAATTACTTGCCAAATTGGAAACTCAATCAACATATATAATAATAGAGCTTATTTTATTTAGCACTTGCAGCCGGGAAATATAGTTATCAATACCCTCTGTTATAAGGTGTAGGGGATACATCATGCTTACAAGTACTTACATTCACATGCCGCGGATTGGTGCAACCGTGGAAAAAAAGATATGGTCCAACGGGATCAAAACCTGGGACGAATTCATGGATAATCACAATTGTCTCCTGATACCGCCTTCCAAGAAAGATATGATTATGACAGGAATCCAGGATTCGGTCGAACGTCTTGAATGCCGTGACTTCGAGTTCTTTGCAAAATCATTGCCTTCATCCGAACACTGGAGAGCTTTCAGGGAGTTCTCTGACAAAGTAGCTTATGTGGATATAGAAACCACAGGCCTGTCTCCCGGAAGTTCATATATCACAGTTGTTGGGATATATGATGGAAAGGAAGCCAGAACATTTGTAAAAGGTATTGACCTTGATGATATTGTGGATATCTTCCCAAAATACGAGTATCTTGTGACCTTCAACGGTGCAAGATTCGATCTGCCTTTCATAAAGCGTGAGTTTCCTGAAATAGAGTTCAACCAGCTTCATGCAGATCTTATGTATCCTCTGCGCCGCATAAAGCTCTCAGGCGGTTTGAAAAATATAGAATGTGAACTGGGAATCTCAAGGGCAGAGGAAACCGTAGGTATCAGCGGTTTTGATGCGGTGCGCCTGTGGCACCAGTACGAACGCGGCGATGAAGAAGCTCTTGATCTGCTCTTAAAGTACAATTGTGAGGATATTGTCAATCTCAAGACTATTATCGACATGACACTTCCTCGTTTTATAGAAAACAAGTTCTCTTAATAACTATCTAATTAAGCTCAGCATGAAGTTCGACCTGAAATCACTTCCTGCACTTCCTGGTGTGTATCTCATGAAAGATGCTTCCGGGGATGTGATCTATGTAGGCAAGGCCAAATCCCTGGATAAAAGGGTTCGCCAATATTTCCAGTCAAAGAGGAATCTCTCTCCTAAAACAGTTACTCTTGTAAAACACATCGACGACATTGAGTACATCGTCACAGATTCAGAGGTGGACGCCCTTGTATTTGAAGCGAACCTGATCAAAAAGTACAAGCCGCGTTACAATGTCCGCCTGAAGGATGACAAGCGTTACCCATATGTCAAGGTTACCGTAAATTCTGCCTTTCCCCGCATATTCATAACTCGCAGAAGGCGCATGGATGGGGCACTTTATTTTGGTCCTTACACAAATGTAAAAGGTCTTCGTACAACTCTTGATATTATTTCCCGCATCTTCATGCTCAGGCAATGCAAGAAGAAGGTCGAGCCGGGAAAAACGAGACCATGTCTCAATTATCATATCAAACGCTGCATGGCTCCATGTAAAGAAGGTATGGATAAGGAGGAATACCACAGAAGAGTCATGGAAGCCGTGAGTCTGCTGAAAGGTGAAACTTCTGGCCTCCTGAAAGAGCTCGATGAGAAAATGCGTTCCTTCGCAGAACAGCAGGATTACGAATCTGCCGCAATTATCAGGGACCAGATCGAGTCTGTAAAATCAATATCCGAGCAACAGATAGCAACATCAGGGACAGATGACCGTGATGTTATTGCAGCGGTTTCAGATGAGAAGACCGTCTACATTCAGTTGTTCTACATCCGTCAGGGAAGCATGGTTGGCAAAGCCGACTTCACACTTCTGGGTGCAAATGCTTCTGAAAGTATCGGGGAATCAATGGCCCAGTTTGTCAAGCAGTATTATCAGGATTCGCCGATCCCGCCTGAAATTCTTGTGCAGTATGAACTTCCTGACAGTGAACTTATAGTAAAATGGCTCTGCCAGCGTTCCGGAAGGGATGTACGGGTTCATGTCCCGCAGCGAGGGGACAAGAGGAAACTGGTGGAAATGGCTACAAGGAATGCTGAAATGTCTAAGAGAATGGCTAAGTTAAAATCAAGTCCGTCGGAGTCTGCGGTTGAAGCACTTGAGGCTTTGAAAGACGTTCTATCTCTTGAAAACCTCCCTCTGCATATTGAGGGATTTGATATTTCCAATATTTCAGGAACAAATCCTGTAGGTTCAATGGTGTATTTTGAAAATGGGATGCCTGCAAACAGTAAGTACCGACAGCACAACATCAAAACCGTAAAAGGAATTGATGATTTTGCCATGATGGCCGAAGTGGTTCACAGGCGATATTCGCGTTTACTGAAGAATAAAGAACCGTTGCCGGATTTGATTCTTATAGACGGAGGTCCGGGGCAGGTAGGTGCCGCAAAATCCTCTCTTGATGCTCTGGGACTTGATATTCCCATGATAGGTCTGGCAAAAAGATTCGAACATATAATTACCACAAAGAAAGGGCCGGAGGAGGTTATAATTCTCCCGCACAGTTCTCCTGCACTTAAACTATTGATGCATATTCGCGATGAAGCCCACAGGTTTGCTGTGAGTTCCCATCGCAGGAGGCGTTCTGCAAGTCTTACGCACTCTGAGCTGGATTCTATTCCCGGAGTTGGTTCTTCACGAAA is a genomic window containing:
- the comE gene encoding sulfopyruvate decarboxylase subunit beta — protein: MKRIDAINEIAAKVKESGALLIGNIGIPCKEIHHVCDVPTNFYMLGSMGLASSIGLGLALARPDKKVVAIDGDGSILMNMGTLATIATQSPENYLLVIVDNGAYGSTGNQPTATSVVTDLAAVARGAGNRDVFEVSSPEELRDVLKSTDKGIIVAKAESGNTDAPVIEMTPEGIIKRFCRAVDE
- a CDS encoding PRC-barrel domain-containing protein, producing MRADITSLFGLNIYTETGTYVGKVADLVLDVDERQVRGLAVSDINRDVFDVTSKGVILPYRWVVTSGDIVLVRNVVNKFRKANKVEEED
- the comD gene encoding sulfopyruvate decarboxylase subunit alpha — its product is MTDSLKIFTPSEAVFKGIKNAGIDFIVSVPCANLKELIPMVDEAPEIIHLPVTREEEGVGICAGAYMGGKKTAMLMQNSGLGNSINALASLDILYNIPLLMIVSHRGVEGEPIVAQVPMGELTPKLLDTMEIPYFMPEKDVDPADLIVKAWNTATELKKPVAVLLPIPFWRKQA
- a CDS encoding tyrosine--tRNA ligase; this translates as MDKLELIKRNVQEIVTEDELKQLLETKEHPTAYVGYEPSGKIHMGHVLTVNKLLDLQKAGFKITVLLADVHAYLNKKGTLEEVREIADYNKRCFIALGLDEENTRFVYGSDYQLGQEYILNVLKLTRSTTLNRATRSMDEVGRKMEDPAVSQMVYPIMQAIDIAMLDVDIAVGGIDQRKIHMLGREGLPGLGFKAPLCIHTPIILGLDGEKMSSSNNNFISVDDSEADLKKKMKKAFCPAGQVDDNPVMELFKYHICPRYEEIIFERPEKFGGNLVCKSYEELEKVFASGELHPMDLKNGATKYMNMILEVVRSVI
- a CDS encoding tRNA(His) guanylyltransferase Thg1 family protein, with product MKRREIYSDLRCIPPVIVRIDGRNFKNALARMGFEKPYDEKFTSAIVKAIETFFKKSGLSPVFAYTFSDEISFFFRDDAFDGRIEKLDSTIPSYISSAFSMVLDLEEPVSFDSRIIPIHEEDVREYLIWRQNEAWRNCINSYAYYTLISEGMEEQEAARMLKNKVSSDMHELLFERGINISKVPTWQRRGIMVMKKEIEIEGFNPQLNVETTSTRTKVFAEYEIPLFSSEEGAAFLQKILAKNTEE
- a CDS encoding serpin family protein, which encodes MKISKVILISLLSLFVLLCAGCVEDTNTNNSSNTNFSMDSNVLSNSTNLTIIDSVEINESVTNENIIDINSTINADSVENYDIATANNAFAFDMYSMVIVENKQNVFFSPYSIFTAVAMCYDGAENSTKEQMANVFNFPLNKAVLGMSSKDVISEINSENSEYELETANALWMQKDFDIKQQYISNAVNYYSGKVAKVDFVNQPENSRVMINDWVESKTNDKIKDLIPDGVINSGTRLILTNAIYFNGKWKNEFDKENTQNQSFYPSQDEEITVETMYAKRKFNYGENSNAKILELPYKGNDLCMYIVLPNENAIEEFETSFSFNDYNTLKSNMDSKYEVRTWLPKFKFETKTELANQLQEMGMKDAFDDNNATFSGISDERLKISKVIHQAFVDVQEKGTEAAAATAVVMDECESVEPIRDFKANHPFMFFIEDKRTGCILFMGKVESPEYE
- a CDS encoding ribonuclease H-like domain-containing protein, coding for MLTSTYIHMPRIGATVEKKIWSNGIKTWDEFMDNHNCLLIPPSKKDMIMTGIQDSVERLECRDFEFFAKSLPSSEHWRAFREFSDKVAYVDIETTGLSPGSSYITVVGIYDGKEARTFVKGIDLDDIVDIFPKYEYLVTFNGARFDLPFIKREFPEIEFNQLHADLMYPLRRIKLSGGLKNIECELGISRAEETVGISGFDAVRLWHQYERGDEEALDLLLKYNCEDIVNLKTIIDMTLPRFIENKFS
- the uvrC gene encoding excinuclease ABC subunit UvrC, with protein sequence MKFDLKSLPALPGVYLMKDASGDVIYVGKAKSLDKRVRQYFQSKRNLSPKTVTLVKHIDDIEYIVTDSEVDALVFEANLIKKYKPRYNVRLKDDKRYPYVKVTVNSAFPRIFITRRRRMDGALYFGPYTNVKGLRTTLDIISRIFMLRQCKKKVEPGKTRPCLNYHIKRCMAPCKEGMDKEEYHRRVMEAVSLLKGETSGLLKELDEKMRSFAEQQDYESAAIIRDQIESVKSISEQQIATSGTDDRDVIAAVSDEKTVYIQLFYIRQGSMVGKADFTLLGANASESIGESMAQFVKQYYQDSPIPPEILVQYELPDSELIVKWLCQRSGRDVRVHVPQRGDKRKLVEMATRNAEMSKRMAKLKSSPSESAVEALEALKDVLSLENLPLHIEGFDISNISGTNPVGSMVYFENGMPANSKYRQHNIKTVKGIDDFAMMAEVVHRRYSRLLKNKEPLPDLILIDGGPGQVGAAKSSLDALGLDIPMIGLAKRFEHIITTKKGPEEVIILPHSSPALKLLMHIRDEAHRFAVSSHRRRRSASLTHSELDSIPGVGSSRKKTLLENFDSIDKIRISSVEELSSLDGISENLARKILGHLNK
- the mdh gene encoding malate dehydrogenase, which encodes MNKVAVIGSGNVGATTVQRLAELNIADVVMVDIVEGLPQGKALDILQAAPLMGYDVDVTGTNDYADIADSDIVVVTAGIARKPGMDRSDLLATNIKITQQVCENIQKYAPESIIMTVTNPLDIITYAALRCTQFDRNRVFGMSGLLDSSRFTSFIAKEMNCSVRDVNAMVLGGHGDSMVPLPEYSTVSGIPLSKLMDEMTINRIVDRTVNAGAEIVAHLKNGSAFYAPSAAISIMVEAILNDTKKIVPASAFLNGEYGQHDICLGVPVKLGRSGVEQIIELELTEREACALRRSAEAVKEGIATIRI
- a CDS encoding methanogenesis marker 16 metalloprotein, with translation MERSVTDIREKLERKEAVVMTAQEISELVDKGKDVRSMDVDVVTTATRAIMSGTYAVLSFPVNSPVNFKRASEVLLNGVPAHVGPCPNESLGILDVIVFGTAHSILRHNYGAGHLFRELVEGKEVDVSVVTNEEETIESQVKLEDMPFAKLYSTRHAFKNYAAFVNGSDKPVNTIFHATQFSPDMHGATLSGCGEINPVQNDPNMETIGIGTRVLMNGAEGFVIGEGTRSSPAKPNLTGVADMHKMDAALMGGFKTSAGPECIASWAVAIPVTNQSVLDAVLETDSQIPMVVNDVDKRVMIGSSTYADAWKDTDRAINFNPDACLDCGLCKPIRDCPMEAIQRKDDRILLNRYKCFNCGFCSTVCPGGVFTAELGTLHFEMEGKYQDVPIVLRQSDRKRAEELAERLKEKILSGEFRLNEMVERIYP